The sequence below is a genomic window from Silene latifolia isolate original U9 population chromosome 7, ASM4854445v1, whole genome shotgun sequence.
ACTACAAAAAACACGCGCAATTGCGAGTTATACACTACTTGTCCATGGATATTAGTACCTCCGAACGCGTTTGCTATGTTCATTGCACCTTCTGCAACACCATTTTAGCGGTATTAAACTAATTACCTTATAATTTCATTAATATTGCATTGAATAATTATTTGCTCTTGAGATTTATTGGTATTGATATCTATTTTAATCATGCAAATAAGGCTTTAATAATTCTGCCACTTTTATGTTTATGGAGTATATATAGAGGAAAATaagcttgttttttattttaaaattttaatttaattgtgTGAAAGTTGTAGGGCATATGTATAGATTAGGGTTCATCAGAAAAACAGACCTAGTTctgatttttaatttattttattgaagaaTTATGACTCAAAAATTAATACTAGAATGATTTgcatttttttaatattttatttataatgAGTGTTTATTGATTTATCACTGACATTTTTTCAGTAGAAGCATTGACAGTGTCAACTTTCATGTCATTTAGTTTGCAGATTTTATCAGATCACTCATTATCATCTCTTGTACAATCATATCATATCTCCTAtatatgaaatattttattttattatttattaattttattttcttttatgggTGTTTTAGTGCGTTGGAATCATGATCATGGATATTCTTACATTAGCACCaaaatcataaaaattaaaatcatATTTCATGATCTTATACTATGGCTCTGTTTGACAAACCGTAAAAGCAGATTCATAACAGCAGTTAACGTTACCAGAATTCAGTTATCTATGATCTATCACCTTTAGCTTAATTTGTTTTCCTCTACTATACAAAAATTATGATCACCACCAAGTTAGATCAAAGTGGACTATCCTTAGACTTGTTTATTTCATGGTGCGAAGTAAACCATAACGAGATTATTAAATTAAACAAACGGGTTTCAAACATTATTCATAAATATCACCTGAAACGACTTTACCAGATGATCTAGCTATTCGACTTTTGAAATTACAATAGAAAATTTCATTTCATCTTCTTTCTTTGTTGTAGTTGCTTATGAATTGTCTTTGTATGAGTCAGTCATATCTTTGGTTTGCTTTATTTCTTTCATCATAACCTATATATGTGCTCTTTAATAAAGTTTTATGATACTTCGTTGTCTTATAAAGTCAGATCCTTTTTAATTATACCTTTCCCTTTTTTAGTTTGTTGGGGATGTCAGGTTTTGCATTACAGGATTCAAtgtaattaattagggtttaattgtaattgttcatgatCAAGCAAATGTTACAAATCTAATAAAATATTTAAAGCATATAGGTCATTTAAATTATGAAGATGATGCATGTTAATTTGACCTAGAACAATTGAGTTTTGAAATTAAATCATTTCAGTCATAGTCATTGAATGATGTGATTTCTGTGAATATTTTTAGATTCATATTGGTTTAATTTCTTCTTTGCATGTATGAAATTCATCCATATAAATGAGGAAATTTAACTTATTTAAGTTCTCCCTAAACGGGTATATCTATACATATTGCAAAAATGATTTGGACAGAAAGAGTATATAAAACtgtatttaacctaattttaaGTTTCGCCAACATAATCAAAGATTAAGGGTTTCATATACGCCCTCCATTTTAATCAGTTGTTTAATTTGTTTTCTTTGTAAAGAGTATTTATCAAAGGTAGCCAATTAATTGGGAACGAAAGAAGTCTAAGATACGAGCCATCAAGTGCGTTAAAGAGGATATATACTAAATGTGTTAATTAAAAGTTGAAATATTTTTACAACGAAAGTCAAAATTTAGCACTCATATATATGTTGTCCGGTGTATATGATGTTGTATAAATGTATAAAAACAATATCATTTTTATTGTAAATAAAAATAGAGCATATTTGGGCAACTTATTAACCCAAATTATCGTGGAAGACCGACCATTAAACATCTGGTATACAACGACTAAATTTGTGATATTATTTATACACCTCATTTATTATTACGAGTACATTATTAAATGATCAAAGAAAATATTACAAGATCGTTGTACAACGGTCGAGATCATTACTGATAATTACTAATATGATGATAAATGGTATATATGTATGTACTAGGTGAGTGTGCCTTGTTGCACCATGTATAACTCAGTGACTGTAAGATGTGGGCATTGTGCTAATCTACTCTCTGTCAACTTTGGCCCTTCCTCTCCATTTATTCCTCCAGATTTCCAGGTATTAATATATGTACATCAATTACATACTCTCTAGTCTCTACATATCTATTTTAACAATGCACATATCAGTTAGTTTAGCTGGTAACGTCATTAACTGGTAAAGTCATCAGAGGTGTACTCATCATGGCCTGGTTAACATCATGTTGTTAATACCCGTAACTAATCATAATTTGTGAAATGAACAATTCTTCTAATATATTGACTGAGACGAAAGGatcgagtatttttttttttttgacaattgaaaagattattattattaatttgacATTTGTGTCTCATTATTGACCGCGTAACAAAATATAAAACCTCATGGGTACTTTGTGCATTTTTCGAAATATAGTTAATTACACCTTGTTCATTAATATTGCATTTTATGAATTAATACAAGCAACATTTGGCTAAGTATATATACAAagtatttacatatttacatatattatatatatatatatatatatatatatatatatatatatatatatatatatataaactacagTTGCTGGGACAGGGCCATAATTCTGATGACCTGAACAAAGGTAGTAATGCATCaaactcatcatcatcttcaataaCAACTGAGCTTAAAGATCCGCATCCACGTCCACCAGCCATCCGCCGTAAGTTCTAAATTTCCTCACTTTTTGATTTGTGTTTAATTTGATAACACGATATTTGGCCATTATAATCTTTCAGACGAAACAAATTAATTTGATAACAcgatatttttatataataaataggTTATAATAAATACTTTAGAAATACGGTTTTTCTAtcgtgtgcccttagggcacatatTAATAACCTAAATGTGGTAAGATTTGCAATATATtatcactaattatggtaaaaatGAGTTTATACTTGAATATCTGATGAGAATATCTTGCAAATTTTATCACATTTAGGTTATTAATGTGTTAGAAAAACCGTTTATCTAATGTAAGTAAGATTTTTGGCTAGGAAAATGATAAATACAGCCCTAAATACAGCCCTTAAGGTGCCAAAAAAAGAATGGAAACCTTAAATCAAGCATTAATGACATCAATTTACGCGTAATTGTGTCATAAATTCCTAATTTAATTCCATTTTAGGAAGTAATTTAGTTCTTAAATACAGCCCTTAGggctgtatttatcattaccgTTTTGGCTAAAGCAACTTAGATGAACAGTCAGTGTAGCTTGTAAATGAGGATAACAAGTCAACCATATTTTTAAGCACATTGGCTCTGGAATACTCAAAAGAGCAGGTCGTCACACTTTCCGTCTcagtcatttatttacttttttataGTTATTGTGAGGagaattgaattttttttttcttgaatgGACTGTGATCATCAAGAGTATTGtattcaaatgtaaacaaattatTTAAGACGGAGAGAGATTTTATTTTAACAATGAGACTAAAATTACTTAGGTgattaattaatattatatgcTTTGATGGCAACCAGTGGTCTTAAAGATGAATTCATAGTGAATTTGCGTACGTTGGTACTTGGACTGATCTACTGTATGATATATGCATGCTACATTGCTGCTCGTATTAAACTTGCATGTAATGACTGATACTCCTACTAGTTAAAGCTGTGAAACGTTTCTGATAGTATTTCTGTTCATTTTAATTGATCTATGTCTCTATGATATACGAATACtatatgttttttttattatgagcTTAATTAAACAAGGACTAAATTTCTCATTTTCTCATGTTTAACCTACAGCTCCAGAAAAACGACAACGCGTTCCTTCAGCCTATAATAAATTCATAAAGTAAGTTGTAAATTTTTCGATTAAACTTATTATGTACTTTGCGTTTCTATATATAATTAGATTCACTCGACCATATAGATTCAGCTTCTAGTGTTGAATTAGGTGTGTCAGTAACATATTCAGTATTACTTTTACGACATCTTCTGCTATAAAATTTCCCAAACACCTAAATTCTTTCTAGGCAAAGTAATGGGATGAAAAACATATCATGTCGACTCATGACATACGGTTTAAACTTTTAAAGTAAACGGCAAAACCAAATTCATTAAGTCTTGCTAAATAACGTTTTAAGTTAAGACATCTCATAACCCTGAACCCTATCTCGATTTTCCTTTATTTAAATCAATTTATAGTACCGTCTTAACTTAAAACAGTCGTAACGAAGACTTTGTTAAccaaattatacccttgatagtagacctgtcaaaagctgacccgacccgaaaaccgaCCGTAACCCGACCCGTAAATAACCCGCAAATAACCCGGTGTTTTCAACCCGAACCCGAAAAATACCCGAACCCGTTTTGACCCGTAAATAGCGGGTTGAAACCCGATCCGTAACGGGTTGACCGTTGGGTCAAGGCAATATATCTTCCTTAATATTGAAAATGTCAATTAGGTATTGACTTATAAAATTCTAAGgaaatatatgtatatatacggaATGCCGCGGCATCACCTTGAACCATATGCCACGTCATCACCTTGAACCATATGCCACGTCATCACAACAAAGTGTGTGCCACACCGTCACTTTCACCATATTACATTAATCCCTATTCTACGTCAGCACTGCCATGTCATCATTTCAGGCGACATGCCACGTCATCACCTTAAAGTGTGTGTCACGCTATTACTTTCACCGTGTTACATCGAACCGCATTCCATGTCGGCACTGCCACGTCATCACCTCGATCACATGCCACGTCATCACTTCGAAGTGTGTGGCACACCGTCACTTTCATCGTATTATGTGGAACCGCATTCCACGTCAGCACTGCCACATCATCACCTTTGATCACGTGCCACGTCATCATTATTAACCTATATGTGTCTCACTTTATCATTTAGCGAGCTAGTTagggtaatgatgatgatgatgaggcggtGATGGCGAGAATGGTGACAATTAAGTTGATTAAGACGAGCAGGATGATAATAAACGTATAAATGGTAGGAATTACGATATAAAAGaagttttaaaaaataacaaaaaagatGTTGATCGACCCGTTTTTTTACCCGAAACCCGTATCGAACCGTTCGTCTAACGGTGTGATATTGAAAATATTAAGCAAAAAATGTTTAATCTTactaatatcatatattaaactagataataataaaaatttaagAATAATTATGCGTTTATAAGTAGAATTaaagaaaatgattttttttaaaaagggtTAATCTGACCCGTTCTAACCCTAAACTCGACCCGAAACTCGTATAAACCCGACCCGTATAAACCCGTATTTttcaaacccgaaatagacccgacccgtattttacC
It includes:
- the LOC141591612 gene encoding putative axial regulator YABBY 2 isoform X2, which encodes MDISTSERVCYVHCTFCNTILAVSVPCCTMYNSVTVRCGHCANLLSVNFGPSSPFIPPDFQGHNSDDLNKGSNASNSSSSSITTELKDPHPRPPAIRPPEKRQRVPSAYNKFIKEEIQRIKACNPEISHREAFSAAAKNWAHFPDIHFSLNLDAQRQAARVDQTVAGEGASISHGLY
- the LOC141591612 gene encoding putative axial regulator YABBY 2 isoform X1, translated to MDISTSERVCYVHCTFCNTILAVSVPCCTMYNSVTVRCGHCANLLSVNFGPSSPFIPPDFQLLGQGHNSDDLNKGSNASNSSSSSITTELKDPHPRPPAIRPPEKRQRVPSAYNKFIKEEIQRIKACNPEISHREAFSAAAKNWAHFPDIHFSLNLDAQRQAARVDQTVAGEGASISHGLY